The Litchfieldia alkalitelluris genome has a window encoding:
- a CDS encoding aminopeptidase, translated as MSTFEQNLEKYADLAVRVGVNVQKGQTLIVNAPISTAEYVRKVAKKAYEAGAKNVHIEWSDEETTRIKYDLAPDEAFNEFPVWKAKGYEEMGEEGAAILSIVSSNPDLLKGVDPERIANANKAYGQAMEKFRSFIQSDKISWSIVAVPSEAWAAKVFPDIPKEEQQTKLWDAIFMATRVDLDDPVQAWKEHNATLKSKEQYLNEKKYKILHYKAPGTDLTIELPDTHVWIGGGSDNEQGTPFVANMPTEEVFTVPLKTGVNGYVTSSKPLSYGGNLIENFKVTFENGRIVDVSAEAGEETLKRLVETDEGSHYLGEVALVPHDSPISNSNIIFFNTLFDENASHHLAIGNGYSFCIEGGKTMSKEELEKNGVNTSITHVDFMIGSADMDIDGIKEDGTVEAVFRNGNWAF; from the coding sequence ATGAGCACATTTGAGCAAAACTTAGAGAAGTATGCAGACCTAGCAGTCCGCGTTGGTGTAAACGTTCAAAAAGGGCAAACACTTATTGTTAACGCACCAATTTCTACTGCTGAGTATGTAAGAAAAGTAGCTAAAAAGGCGTATGAAGCTGGAGCAAAGAACGTACATATTGAGTGGTCTGATGAAGAAACAACTAGAATTAAATATGATTTAGCACCTGATGAAGCATTTAATGAGTTCCCAGTTTGGAAAGCAAAGGGGTATGAGGAAATGGGAGAAGAAGGCGCGGCTATCCTTTCTATTGTATCTTCTAACCCTGATCTTCTTAAAGGTGTTGACCCAGAGAGAATCGCAAATGCTAATAAAGCTTATGGACAGGCAATGGAAAAATTCAGAAGCTTTATTCAATCAGATAAAATTAGTTGGTCTATTGTTGCTGTTCCTTCAGAAGCATGGGCAGCAAAAGTTTTCCCGGATATCCCTAAAGAAGAACAACAAACAAAACTTTGGGATGCAATTTTCATGGCTACAAGAGTTGACCTTGATGATCCAGTTCAAGCGTGGAAAGAACACAATGCAACCCTAAAAAGTAAAGAACAATACCTTAATGAAAAGAAATACAAAATACTGCACTATAAAGCACCTGGAACTGACTTAACGATTGAACTACCTGACACACATGTTTGGATAGGTGGCGGAAGTGATAATGAGCAAGGTACTCCATTCGTAGCAAACATGCCAACTGAGGAAGTGTTTACGGTTCCTTTAAAAACTGGAGTTAACGGCTATGTTACAAGCTCAAAACCACTTAGCTATGGTGGAAATTTAATTGAAAATTTCAAAGTTACGTTTGAAAATGGACGTATTGTAGATGTAAGTGCTGAAGCCGGAGAAGAAACACTAAAGAGACTTGTTGAAACAGATGAAGGCTCCCACTATCTAGGCGAAGTTGCGCTTGTTCCACATGATTCACCAATTTCAAATTCAAATATTATTTTCTTTAACACGTTATTTGATGAAAATGCATCACACCATCTTGCAATCGGAAACGGATATTCTTTCTGTATTGAAGGCGGAAAGACGATGTCTAAAGAAGAACTTGAGAAAAATGGTGTGAATACAAGTATCACACATGTCGATTTCATGATTGGATCAGCCGATATGGATATTGATGGAATTAAGGAAGATGGTACTGTGGAAGCAGTGTTTAGAAATGGGAATTGGGCGTTTTAA
- a CDS encoding SDR family oxidoreductase, producing the protein MNVFVVGANGQIGQHLVHLLAIHPEHHVKAMVRTEEQLEKLKKSGIEGVVANLEGTVDELVEAAKGCDAIVFTAGSGGSTGHDKTLLVDLDGAVKTLEAAEKLGVERFVMVSAIQAHHRENWSEAIKPYFVAKHYADRFVEASSLNYSIIRPGGLTNESGTGQITVAENLTRNTIPREDVASTIVQVLTDRHTYRRSFDLVSGDQSIEEAIKSL; encoded by the coding sequence ATGAACGTATTCGTGGTTGGAGCAAATGGTCAGATAGGTCAACATCTCGTTCATTTATTAGCTATTCATCCGGAACATCATGTGAAGGCTATGGTTCGAACTGAGGAGCAGCTTGAAAAACTAAAGAAATCGGGTATCGAAGGCGTTGTTGCCAATTTAGAAGGAACCGTTGATGAACTAGTGGAGGCAGCAAAAGGCTGTGATGCGATTGTCTTTACTGCAGGCTCTGGTGGAAGTACTGGACATGATAAGACTTTGTTAGTGGATCTTGATGGGGCAGTTAAAACGTTAGAAGCAGCCGAAAAACTCGGCGTTGAACGTTTTGTTATGGTTAGTGCGATACAAGCTCATCATCGAGAAAATTGGAGTGAAGCTATTAAGCCATACTTTGTTGCCAAACACTATGCCGATCGATTCGTCGAAGCTAGCTCTTTGAATTATTCAATTATCCGTCCCGGTGGACTAACAAATGAATCCGGAACAGGTCAGATAACTGTTGCTGAAAATTTAACTCGTAACACAATTCCAAGAGAAGATGTTGCCAGTACAATTGTTCAAGTGTTGACTGATCGTCACACGTATAGACGTTCATTTGATCTTGTATCAGGTGACCAATCAATTGAAGAAGCGATTAAAAGCTTGTAA
- a CDS encoding ketopantoate reductase family protein → MHITIIGAGAIGGVLGAYLSRSGQKVTFCDIAEDHVRKMNETGLRIEGPEETFTISCKAYVPEKLVEQGESLEIVLLCVKAQHTEQAITQILPLLNEKSYVVSLQNGLCEKQIARLIGAERTVGCFVNFSADYLEPGRILYGGIAALYLGELDGKISKRVTHLQEVLSCWGPAQVTDNIWGYLWGKMSYAGLLYATALVDETMATVVSNKELRPTLMELCSEILEVADCEGIHPLGFDDWEPELVYPRKKRDSTILDCQLEKLAKRMASNRKTKSGIWRDLAVRKRKTEIEQQLIPIVEIADNYKVNMPLTIQLITQIQEIEVGVRQMDWKNLYELKELYEVVENNEPKIR, encoded by the coding sequence ATGCATATAACAATCATTGGGGCAGGTGCAATTGGTGGAGTTTTGGGTGCTTATCTCTCGCGTTCTGGACAGAAAGTAACCTTTTGTGATATTGCAGAAGATCACGTAAGAAAAATGAATGAAACAGGTTTAAGGATTGAGGGGCCTGAGGAAACATTTACGATATCCTGTAAAGCCTATGTACCTGAAAAATTAGTGGAACAAGGAGAATCTTTAGAGATTGTATTACTTTGTGTAAAAGCCCAGCATACAGAGCAAGCCATTACTCAAATATTACCTCTTCTTAATGAAAAGTCGTATGTTGTTTCTTTGCAGAATGGGCTATGTGAAAAGCAAATTGCTAGATTAATTGGAGCAGAACGAACAGTTGGGTGCTTTGTTAACTTTTCCGCCGATTATCTTGAACCAGGGAGAATTCTCTACGGTGGAATTGCTGCCCTTTATTTAGGTGAATTAGATGGGAAGATAAGCAAGCGTGTTACCCATTTGCAAGAGGTTCTATCTTGTTGGGGGCCAGCACAAGTTACAGATAACATTTGGGGCTATTTGTGGGGGAAAATGTCTTATGCTGGACTTCTTTATGCAACAGCATTAGTGGATGAAACGATGGCAACAGTTGTTAGTAATAAGGAGTTAAGACCTACATTAATGGAACTATGCTCAGAAATTCTTGAAGTAGCTGATTGTGAAGGAATACATCCTTTAGGCTTTGATGATTGGGAACCAGAACTAGTTTATCCTCGTAAAAAAAGAGATTCAACCATCTTAGACTGTCAGTTAGAAAAACTTGCAAAGAGAATGGCTTCTAATCGAAAAACGAAAAGCGGTATTTGGCGCGATCTTGCAGTTAGAAAAAGAAAGACCGAAATTGAACAACAGCTTATCCCAATTGTTGAAATTGCAGATAACTATAAGGTAAACATGCCATTAACAATCCAACTGATTACTCAAATACAAGAAATTGAAGTTGGCGTCAGACAAATGGACTGGAAAAATCTTTACGAACTAAAGGAACTTTACGAAGTGGTGGAAAATAATGAACCTAAAATTAGATAA
- a CDS encoding ABC transporter ATP-binding protein, whose translation MAIIEVENLRKDFKIAKRETGFLGALKSVVNRQFITKEAVQGISFSIEKGEMVGYIGPNGAGKSTTIKMLTGILVPSSGKVTVNGLVPYEDRKKNAKNIGVVFGQRTQLWWDLPTIESFELLKDIYGVSDTRYQENMDTFTEILGLNEFLNTPVRQLSLGQRMRADIAASLLHDPEILFLDEPTIGLDVVAKEKMRDFIQEINKQRQVTVILTTHDMEDIEKLCKRMVLIDHGQKVYDGNIDTVKAKYGKTRTLVVDVEQNGKELTLQGGSLIKEEGNRKWISFNRTEISASELINQITKTHNISDLTVEEPEIESIISRIYQEGFSNTEEPIQV comes from the coding sequence ATGGCGATTATTGAAGTTGAAAATCTTCGTAAGGATTTCAAAATAGCGAAAAGGGAAACCGGCTTTCTTGGGGCATTAAAAAGTGTTGTGAATCGTCAATTTATTACGAAGGAAGCGGTACAGGGCATTTCTTTTTCAATTGAAAAGGGAGAGATGGTTGGATATATTGGTCCAAATGGTGCAGGTAAATCTACGACAATCAAAATGTTAACTGGGATTCTCGTTCCATCAAGTGGGAAAGTGACTGTCAATGGGCTTGTTCCATATGAAGACCGAAAGAAAAATGCTAAAAACATAGGTGTTGTATTTGGCCAACGTACCCAATTGTGGTGGGATCTTCCAACAATTGAATCGTTTGAACTACTAAAGGATATTTATGGTGTTTCAGATACAAGGTATCAAGAAAATATGGATACCTTTACTGAAATATTAGGTCTTAATGAGTTTCTTAATACGCCTGTTAGACAGTTGTCACTTGGTCAAAGAATGAGAGCTGATATTGCTGCATCACTTCTTCATGACCCAGAGATTCTCTTTTTGGATGAACCGACGATTGGACTTGATGTCGTTGCGAAGGAGAAAATGAGAGACTTTATACAAGAAATTAATAAACAAAGACAAGTGACTGTTATTCTGACAACCCATGATATGGAGGATATTGAAAAGCTTTGTAAACGGATGGTACTTATCGATCATGGACAAAAAGTATATGATGGTAACATCGACACAGTTAAAGCTAAATATGGGAAAACAAGAACACTAGTTGTTGATGTAGAGCAAAATGGAAAAGAACTAACCCTACAAGGGGGATCACTTATTAAAGAAGAAGGAAATCGAAAGTGGATTAGTTTTAATCGAACTGAAATATCGGCATCGGAATTAATTAATCAAATAACAAAGACTCATAACATCTCAGATTTAACAGTCGAGGAACCTGAGATAGAATCGATTATTAGTCGTATTTATCAAGAGGGATTTTCGAATACTGAAGAACCTATTCAAGTATAG
- a CDS encoding CAP domain-containing protein, which translates to MRRFFLLLSTIFFLYASWTVIEKKSVGTEYEEAIETIKMEMDGIKDNPNIQNTLDSILGSILQVFGELNQVIEKEQSTPNPVQEVDPPNLEPSTTQLFSIYNIALGDTRETVEDITGQAKRTSYNEYGTEWYTYHDQYQHFMMVAYDEDNKVVGMYTNHDLIASSTGLKLESKKEEVRSILGEPMKYISKGLVNYQFPEDRGYDMFELDNSFVTIFYDQHENNRVTSIQLIDKKLENGKKDFYTTPSDPLKEGLEVQLFDLTNATRVEKGLHPLEWDDQVKVTARNHSIDMAENNYFDHTNLKGESPFDRMLEDGIKYSLAGENLASGQFSSIFAHEGLMNSLGHRENILHPEFELLGVGVAFNDKANPYYTENFYTK; encoded by the coding sequence GTGAGACGATTTTTTCTATTATTGTCTACAATTTTCTTTTTATATGCGTCTTGGACTGTCATTGAAAAGAAGTCTGTTGGCACTGAATATGAAGAAGCTATTGAGACAATTAAAATGGAAATGGACGGAATAAAAGATAACCCCAACATCCAAAATACATTAGATTCGATACTCGGCTCTATCTTACAAGTGTTTGGTGAACTTAATCAGGTGATTGAAAAGGAGCAGAGTACGCCAAATCCAGTTCAAGAAGTAGATCCTCCTAATTTAGAACCTTCCACTACACAGCTTTTTTCTATCTATAATATTGCACTTGGTGATACTAGAGAAACAGTTGAAGATATTACTGGTCAAGCCAAACGTACCTCTTATAACGAATATGGGACTGAGTGGTACACATACCATGATCAATATCAACACTTTATGATGGTAGCTTATGATGAAGATAATAAGGTAGTTGGTATGTATACGAACCACGATTTAATTGCATCAAGCACGGGGCTTAAGCTTGAAAGTAAAAAAGAGGAAGTTCGCTCTATTCTTGGAGAGCCAATGAAGTATATAAGTAAAGGGTTAGTAAATTATCAGTTTCCAGAAGATCGTGGGTACGATATGTTTGAATTAGACAACTCTTTTGTCACCATATTTTATGATCAACATGAAAATAATAGAGTTACTTCTATTCAACTTATCGATAAGAAATTAGAGAATGGTAAAAAGGATTTCTATACTACTCCAAGTGACCCCTTAAAAGAGGGATTAGAAGTCCAACTTTTTGATTTAACCAATGCAACAAGGGTGGAAAAAGGCTTGCATCCTTTAGAATGGGATGATCAAGTAAAAGTAACGGCAAGAAATCATAGTATCGATATGGCTGAAAATAATTACTTTGATCATACAAACTTAAAAGGTGAATCTCCGTTTGATCGTATGCTTGAAGATGGTATTAAGTATTCACTTGCTGGTGAGAACTTAGCTTCAGGGCAATTTAGTAGTATTTTTGCACATGAAGGATTAATGAACTCCTTAGGGCATCGTGAGAATATCCTACATCCTGAGTTTGAATTACTTGGTGTAGGTGTTGCGTTTAATGATAAAGCAAATCCATATTATACGGAAAATTTTTATACCAAATAA
- a CDS encoding M20/M25/M40 family metallo-hydrolase → METSINEFYSKTKEILANSIMDLKQFCALPSISAQKKMIPETVSIVEKMVNDLGGNITILDEFGGNPIVFAFFEAGPNGNKEKTILFYNHYDVQPPEPLDEWDTPPFELTEIDGKLFARGAADNKGDLIARFSAIKVLIEMFGELPCNLKFIIEGEEEIGSPTLPLYIEKYKELLKADACIWEHADRDAEDRVNLLAGVKGMAYFELTCESADMDLHSKHGAVVENAAWRLTHALASMKNDKNEILVEGFYNQVLPPTELEVEYTEKIPFDEQSMKELFGLKHPLSTTAKGRDPREATVFDPTMTICGFESGYYGEGSKTIIPKRALAKLDCRLVPEQDPYFIQECIENHLKLHGYTDIKVKMLNGVKAYRSNLADPFVSLMVRTAEDVYGTEVVLSPNNAGTGPMSDFGNLLNIPIVSTGVGWASSRLHAPNESIRSKDFEEGIVHIAHLISEFAKS, encoded by the coding sequence ATGGAAACGTCGATTAATGAATTCTATTCTAAAACGAAAGAGATTCTAGCAAATTCTATTATGGACTTAAAACAGTTTTGCGCACTACCTTCTATCTCTGCACAGAAGAAGATGATCCCAGAGACAGTAAGCATTGTTGAGAAAATGGTTAATGACCTAGGCGGAAATATTACAATTTTAGACGAGTTTGGTGGTAACCCGATTGTTTTTGCTTTCTTTGAGGCAGGTCCAAACGGTAACAAAGAAAAAACCATTCTTTTTTATAATCACTATGATGTTCAACCTCCTGAGCCACTTGATGAATGGGACACTCCACCATTTGAGTTAACAGAAATTGATGGTAAGTTATTTGCAAGAGGAGCAGCTGATAATAAAGGAGATCTGATTGCACGTTTTTCGGCAATAAAGGTCTTAATAGAAATGTTTGGAGAACTACCTTGTAACCTGAAGTTCATCATCGAAGGCGAAGAGGAAATAGGAAGTCCTACCCTCCCGCTTTATATCGAAAAATATAAAGAGCTTTTAAAAGCCGATGCTTGTATTTGGGAGCATGCTGATCGTGATGCAGAAGACCGAGTGAATTTATTAGCTGGTGTGAAAGGGATGGCTTATTTTGAACTCACTTGTGAAAGTGCTGATATGGATTTACATTCGAAACATGGTGCTGTTGTCGAAAACGCCGCATGGAGGCTTACACATGCATTAGCATCGATGAAAAATGACAAAAATGAAATTCTTGTAGAGGGATTTTATAATCAGGTGCTACCACCCACAGAGCTAGAAGTAGAATACACAGAAAAGATCCCATTTGATGAACAAAGCATGAAGGAATTATTCGGGTTAAAACATCCTCTGTCTACTACTGCTAAAGGTCGTGACCCAAGGGAAGCAACGGTTTTCGATCCAACTATGACCATTTGTGGTTTTGAAAGTGGATATTATGGTGAGGGCTCGAAAACAATTATTCCAAAAAGGGCTTTAGCAAAACTAGATTGTCGATTGGTTCCAGAACAAGATCCTTATTTCATCCAAGAATGTATCGAAAACCACTTAAAGCTACATGGATACACTGATATAAAAGTGAAGATGTTAAATGGGGTGAAAGCGTACCGCTCAAATCTAGCAGATCCTTTTGTAAGTTTAATGGTAAGAACAGCAGAAGATGTCTATGGAACAGAGGTTGTCCTTTCACCTAATAATGCAGGTACAGGGCCAATGAGCGATTTTGGAAATCTATTAAATATCCCTATTGTGAGTACAGGTGTTGGTTGGGCCAGTTCTCGTTTGCATGCTCCAAATGAATCGATTAGGAGTAAAGACTTCGAAGAAGGTATTGTACATATTGCACACTTAATATCTGAATTTGCAAAAAGTTAA
- a CDS encoding ABC transporter permease translates to MGILSYIPLYFRLVAAGIRAQMQYRFAFMMRIVGMIAAYTGTAVTMWVMLYQFEELGGWNFYELLFLFAVAVVSWGFCIILFFHFRSLDTYIVNGTFDRFLVRPINPFFHFMAMKFDIGAAGQFIFSIFIFIWVSGELNLQWGLGKLLFLLSAIIGGVLIQGGLLVMISAIAFWTTKSERFYWVVMYPARNLTNYPLGIYPKIIQYITAFVIPFGFVNYFPAAALLEKDINYFHANIGYLTPVVGIVFFFLAYHLWMFGLNRYKSTGS, encoded by the coding sequence GTGGGAATTTTATCGTATATACCATTATATTTTCGTTTGGTTGCTGCAGGGATCCGTGCACAAATGCAATACCGGTTTGCTTTTATGATGAGGATTGTAGGCATGATTGCAGCTTATACAGGAACAGCAGTGACAATGTGGGTCATGCTTTACCAGTTTGAGGAGCTGGGTGGGTGGAATTTCTATGAACTTCTTTTTCTATTTGCTGTGGCGGTTGTTTCTTGGGGTTTTTGTATCATACTATTCTTTCATTTTAGAAGCTTAGATACTTATATTGTCAACGGTACATTTGATCGATTTTTAGTGCGTCCAATTAATCCATTTTTTCATTTTATGGCAATGAAATTTGATATTGGGGCAGCGGGACAATTTATTTTTAGTATATTCATCTTTATTTGGGTAAGTGGAGAGCTTAATCTTCAGTGGGGATTAGGGAAGCTTCTTTTCCTACTATCGGCCATCATTGGAGGAGTGCTTATCCAAGGTGGACTTCTGGTAATGATTTCGGCAATTGCGTTTTGGACAACGAAGTCAGAGCGATTTTATTGGGTAGTCATGTACCCAGCTAGAAATCTTACAAACTATCCCTTAGGAATTTATCCGAAAATCATTCAATATATCACAGCATTTGTCATCCCTTTTGGTTTTGTTAACTATTTTCCAGCTGCGGCTCTTTTAGAAAAAGACATTAATTACTTTCATGCTAATATTGGATATCTCACACCAGTTGTTGGCATTGTGTTTTTCTTTTTAGCTTATCATTTATGGATGTTCGGTTTGAATCGTTATAAAAGTACAGGTTCATAA
- a CDS encoding SDR family NAD(P)-dependent oxidoreductase yields the protein MFQSVNSLQSTTFLNKICLVTGASHGIGRSICKEFARHGASVIAIDILEEELNQTKKEIEELLGSNGQQANIHTYKVDLTDCEAINEMIHIVIKEFNRIDILVNNAGGVTGQEHQPIENVTNEQWNRVIDINLNAAFYMTRAVAPYMKRDNYGRIVNISSGAGRSSSLTGIQAYTSAKAGQIGFTRQMARELGPFGITVNNVAPGFVISNPSTENQWNKMTEEKQQALIESISVKRLGKPEDIAFPVLFFASDYAAYISGQIISADGGMQLF from the coding sequence TTGTTCCAAAGTGTTAACAGTTTACAGTCGACAACTTTTTTAAATAAAATCTGTTTGGTTACTGGTGCAAGTCATGGGATCGGTAGGTCTATTTGTAAAGAATTTGCTCGTCATGGAGCATCAGTTATAGCAATTGATATTCTTGAAGAAGAACTCAACCAAACGAAAAAAGAGATTGAAGAACTGCTAGGATCAAATGGTCAACAGGCTAACATCCATACATATAAAGTCGATCTAACAGATTGTGAAGCAATTAATGAGATGATTCATATAGTCATTAAGGAATTTAACCGAATTGATATTCTGGTTAACAACGCAGGTGGAGTTACAGGACAAGAGCATCAACCAATTGAAAATGTTACTAACGAACAATGGAATCGCGTGATAGACATTAATCTCAATGCTGCCTTTTATATGACTCGTGCTGTAGCGCCTTATATGAAAAGAGACAATTATGGAAGAATTGTAAACATTTCGAGCGGTGCTGGTCGCAGCAGTAGTTTAACAGGAATACAGGCTTATACAAGTGCAAAGGCAGGTCAAATCGGGTTTACAAGGCAGATGGCAAGAGAACTTGGCCCTTTTGGAATCACAGTAAATAATGTTGCTCCTGGCTTTGTGATATCAAATCCTTCAACTGAAAACCAGTGGAACAAAATGACTGAGGAGAAACAGCAAGCTCTAATTGAATCAATTTCTGTAAAAAGACTTGGAAAGCCAGAGGATATTGCTTTTCCGGTATTGTTCTTTGCATCAGATTATGCAGCATACATAAGTGGGCAAATTATTTCGGCTGATGGTGGGATGCAGCTGTTTTAG
- a CDS encoding ABC transporter permease: MQAVNGAGTPLWEIQEKVRTGDIAFELLKPFNVPLRYLFADFGSVSFYMITALLPLYILLFFFFDLTLPSSWETWLLFSISAFIGFLIRYCIELTFGLFTFWLIETGGIEDIFYFSVSLLSGSVIPLWFFPDWLQTIAMYLPFQGIYFIPNSIFIEEIVGSDILMMLGLQLFWLVVCFLILRFVWLKATSKVVVQGG; encoded by the coding sequence ATGCAGGCAGTCAACGGAGCAGGTACGCCTTTATGGGAAATTCAAGAAAAGGTACGAACAGGGGATATAGCTTTTGAATTATTAAAACCGTTTAATGTCCCACTAAGGTATCTGTTTGCTGATTTTGGTAGTGTGTCCTTTTATATGATCACGGCACTATTACCGTTATACATATTATTGTTTTTCTTTTTTGATTTAACATTACCGAGTTCATGGGAAACTTGGTTATTATTTAGTATTTCTGCATTTATAGGATTTTTGATTCGTTATTGCATTGAACTGACTTTTGGATTATTTACATTTTGGTTAATCGAGACAGGTGGAATTGAGGATATTTTTTATTTCTCGGTTTCCCTTTTATCAGGTTCGGTTATTCCACTTTGGTTTTTTCCAGATTGGCTTCAGACAATTGCTATGTATCTACCATTTCAGGGAATCTATTTTATTCCCAACTCGATTTTTATTGAGGAAATTGTAGGTAGTGACATTTTGATGATGCTTGGGTTACAACTTTTTTGGTTGGTAGTTTGCTTTTTAATTCTTCGTTTTGTTTGGCTTAAAGCAACATCAAAAGTCGTTGTGCAAGGAGGATAA
- a CDS encoding GntR family transcriptional regulator, with protein MNLKLDNRSLSDDVASLIRKMILNGTLKPGERINQAQLAEQMEISRGPIREALRLLQNEGLIKHETNKGTFITTLSSQDAYEIYTLRALLESEAAKLAYQHLQEKDFEKLERLIVEFHQALQEKDLEKEARVDIEFHHVIVSASKHQRLISMHQQLDTQVGAMFYTVANNLPKRAGKVVENHQMLIDVLRKGDLNHIQKVLSDHYLLALQDLKEVDL; from the coding sequence ATGAACCTAAAATTAGATAATAGAAGCTTATCAGATGATGTGGCAAGTCTCATCAGAAAAATGATTTTAAATGGGACTTTGAAGCCTGGCGAACGAATCAACCAAGCTCAGCTCGCTGAGCAAATGGAAATATCTAGAGGCCCGATTCGAGAGGCACTTAGATTACTTCAAAATGAGGGGTTAATCAAGCATGAAACAAATAAGGGTACCTTTATTACAACACTTTCCAGCCAGGATGCCTATGAAATCTACACATTACGAGCGCTGTTAGAAAGTGAAGCAGCCAAATTGGCTTATCAACATCTGCAAGAGAAGGACTTTGAGAAACTTGAAAGGTTAATTGTAGAATTTCACCAGGCTTTACAAGAAAAAGACCTAGAGAAAGAAGCTAGAGTGGATATTGAATTTCACCATGTTATTGTTTCGGCGTCAAAGCACCAGCGTTTAATCAGTATGCATCAACAATTAGATACCCAAGTGGGTGCTATGTTCTATACCGTGGCAAATAACTTGCCGAAAAGAGCAGGTAAGGTTGTGGAAAACCATCAAATGTTAATTGATGTCCTAAGAAAAGGTGATTTAAACCATATCCAAAAGGTGTTATCTGATCACTACCTACTAGCATTACAGGATTTGAAAGAAGTAGATTTATAA
- a CDS encoding DUF3219 family protein, which yields MVKQIRLDEEKINVNNFRSEEMYDKKSGKKIKKVIADFKVSNEDYHRVTTLLYRMTFTVRVLERELEFKGTISNYSTSFTNLYKEGAVGDFHLELIEVID from the coding sequence ATGGTAAAACAAATACGATTAGATGAAGAAAAGATCAATGTAAATAATTTTAGAAGTGAAGAGATGTATGACAAAAAAAGTGGAAAAAAAATAAAGAAAGTAATCGCTGATTTTAAGGTGAGTAATGAAGATTATCATCGTGTAACTACACTATTATATCGAATGACCTTTACAGTGAGAGTATTAGAACGTGAGCTTGAATTTAAAGGTACGATTAGTAATTACTCGACTTCCTTTACAAACCTCTATAAGGAGGGAGCAGTTGGAGATTTTCACTTAGAATTAATTGAAGTAATCGATTAA
- a CDS encoding YitT family protein: MLKKGLIIILGSMLLGIGVNWFLVPYRVLDGGVIGVGLIMKYMWGLEAGFVIILISIPIFIIAWFKYRQYFYNSLHGMMISSFFIDVFHFVPSVITVNATYSAIIGGILVGLGIGLMLRYKTSTGGTDLVAQFISDITKLNVGILIFMIDALIIFIGGLLFSTETLLLSALTIIFVGGTTSLCTWKMSTDYAA; the protein is encoded by the coding sequence GTGTTAAAAAAAGGTCTTATTATTATTTTAGGAAGCATGTTGTTAGGTATAGGTGTTAATTGGTTTTTAGTCCCTTACCGAGTGTTAGATGGTGGAGTTATTGGTGTGGGTTTGATCATGAAGTATATGTGGGGATTAGAAGCTGGATTTGTGATTATATTGATAAGTATTCCAATATTTATCATCGCTTGGTTTAAATATCGACAATACTTTTATAATAGCTTACATGGGATGATGATTTCTTCTTTTTTTATAGATGTATTCCACTTTGTCCCAAGTGTAATAACAGTGAATGCCACTTACAGTGCAATCATTGGGGGGATTTTAGTAGGATTAGGGATTGGACTAATGCTTCGGTATAAGACAAGCACAGGTGGAACAGACTTAGTTGCCCAATTTATATCTGACATCACTAAATTAAATGTAGGAATTCTAATATTCATGATTGATGCGTTGATTATATTCATTGGCGGACTTTTATTTTCAACCGAAACCTTGCTTCTTTCCGCACTCACTATTATATTCGTGGGAGGGACAACTAGTTTATGTACTTGGAAAATGTCAACGGATTATGCAGCTTGA